The DNA sequence GGTATACTCAACTCTTCCAATCCCAAACGAAATAAAGACATACAATTCCATAGTCAGGAAATATCCACGGAATACAAAGAACCAATATCAAGACAAAGACATTCAAACCATCATGGCCGAACCCATGGTCATCCTCTACCCAACAACCTGTCTCATCTTGTCAGCCATATTCCTCGTCTTCCGAAACCGAGCCTCAATCATCTACTATCTGACCCGCTGTGCTCAATGGTTTGATTCTGAAAACCACTACGTCGGACTACATATTCAAACAGACGATACTGAATGTGACTCCGAACCAGACTACGAGCCAAACCCCGAAGATCTCGAAAATCAATGGTAcgcccctcctcccctcaaACCAATACCAACCACCATCaaaaagaaacccagccCAGAAAGCCATTATACTAGAataaataaaggaaagaaaaagaaaaaccaacaaaaatGCACAGTCCCaccccaccatccccaagCGACAACGACAACTACTCCACCACCCCCTCCTACccatcatcaatatcaaccgACGATCCGAGCTTCCCCGCATCAAGCCCCAGAACCCCGCTGGAGAGGTATTTCGATCCGGAGACGGGGGAAATCTACCCGCAGGTGCTGGAGCCGCCGACGCCGACGTGGGAAGTGGAGTTGAGGACGCGGATTGAGAGGGGGGTTGGGTTGGAGGCGTCTTGGGATCGGGCGGTTGACTGTATGGTGGGGTTGTTTGTGGGGTTGCATGTTTagtttcttcctctctttctgtccctctctctttggcttcttttaCTGGGTCTTTTGCGGTTGAAGTGGTGGTGGGGAGAGATAGGGTTTATGTGTACTAGTTAGATGATTACTTTGATTTTTGTACATACTTGTTGAATAGTATGGCTTCGGCTTTGGGATAAATATCTGGGGGTTAGTATGGGGTAATGAGTGGCTTTAATGGCATGATAGGATGGAAAAGTCCGTTCATGGGTGACCAAAGAATTATTACAACACCCAGTACCCCCCAGATTGAATTGAGCATATTATAGCTAATCGTTCGAGAATAGGGATTGACTTACCCCCCAATACAACCATCCATTCTACACTTGATATAACCCATCAATACTCGGATAATGGAGGCCAATTGGCACGTATACGGCCGTCTATCCTCGTTCATAATCCAATTTTATTCCCAGTCTGGTTGTTCTATACGCACAATAACTGTCAACTTGCTAAAGTTACAGATGCAATACAATTGATCCATATTGTCCTCGATAGACTGGGGCCTCTCGAATAGCGATTCAGGGAGCAATGGTCATCATTTCAGTTGAGACAGATAATCAACCTATCCTCCGCCCCAAAATAGCCCTAACTGGCATCCTCCCCCAACGTCAGCATACCTCCCCTCCGTCACACAGTGATCTTTGGTGAATGGGGATTGGAGGGGCTTATGGGCGAGATATGTATCTTGTAACTATATCTCGTCTTACTAGAGCTTTACTGACGACTCGCGGAGAGTACGCTTATGGGGCGATCGTCATTTTATCTCGGTGGTAGCGCAATAGAATTCGATTGGGTTGTTCAGCTTGAATCTCACACTGCAGTAAACATGTTATCTGATATGTATTTCGGTATGACCATAGCTGTGTTTTTCCTCATAATTCATCTGTGCACGACTCGGTCTGATAACATGGTACTGGGGGAGTTTTTCCTGATTGCAATACAATATGTCGCTCAATATATCCGAAGGCTCACAGTTAGCATATTTACTGGGATGGTTCCCTTTTCGGCTTGAGACTAGCGGAAACAGCTTCCAACACTCAGGTTGTATCAGATTCTAAGGTATACTATATGTGTTAGCTAGGAGCAAAAGCAATGTCTGATGCTCTTATGAAGCGGATCCTGGCTGTGAAACAGACATGCACTGTTAACGAGGAAATCAAATGCTGTGGCGGTTGAGAACTCATATCGCGAGCGAGAGGGAGACTGTTTCTCGGTGAGCTTTTTCTCATATATTGCGGGTGTTTACATTCAATGTTTTCGAGTAGCGGAGATATACTAGTACGGTCTACTTGGTTGGTGCGCATCAACACCGGTCTGTGGTTGACTTAGTATGTTAGTTTATCTCGTTATTTAAAATTAGACGGTGTAGTTATTTATTCTTAGTCCAAGCTTAGGACTATAGATGGTTATTTCCTTGTCAAGTTGGGTATCGAGGGGCAGTGTGGTAGTAAGAGTATGAAAGTCGGATAATATATTTTAGGGCACGGCGGCTATGTTTGGAATAACAACCACTCAAGTTTTGTTGTCGATAAGGACATCGAGGACGTTGAGATAAATAATAGATTGCTATTATTAATTAACCTGTTTGGCAGGGGCACTATATATGCAGTATGGCATTTTCGTCCCGAGCGATGGTGTGGCCACGAAGAGGGGTTGCCCGTGAACTACATGGGGTTTGGACCATGGCTGATAAGAATAAGTCCAAACCTGGTAAGTGGCGGACATTTGCCCAGAGTCACGCGCCAGTGTCCTTGGGCCAAGAGATGATATGCTGCAAGCCACATCTGCAAGGCTTCGTGTCACCGTCCACGGCGGTGATTTTAAGGCCTGATCGTGGTGCAGGAACCCTAACGAAAACGCCACCAGGGTTTCAAAATTCGAATTTACTTTTTTGAACTTCACACATAATAAACTTCGGACATCCAAAGATCGTTTATTCGTCTATTGTTTATCGTTTGAAGCCGTTATGTATAATAAACCCAATATGTAAAAGAATCGCCGGATATAATTAATCAAGAAGGGATATCATTTATGGAGCGCAGTAGCCACCGTCGACAACCAGGTCAGCTCCGGTGGTGTAGCTCGAGGCATCCGAGGCCAGATAGAGATAGGCACCCTTCAATTCCTCAGGGCGACCCTCACGGCCCATGGGAATCTTGTCCTTCCAGATGTTCTTGGTCTCCTGGGGCACGAAGTTGGAGATTTCGGTCGCGATGTAGCCAGGGGAGACGGTGTTGGCCCGGGCATACTTAACCCACTCGACCGAGAGAGATTTGCCTGGAGGCATTAGCCTGGTAGGCTCCCAGATAGATCAAACCCAGCGGGTACTTACAGAGATGGATAACAGCCGACTTGGCAGCGTTGTAGGCAGCTTGCATTTGAGGGAAGTTGACAATGTGACCGCTCATGGAAGCGGTAGCCACGAAGCTACCGTAGGTGAAGTTGGTCAACTTGTTGCCGTTGAGGTCGGttccctcctccttctgtctCCTCCAGTGGGCGGCAGCAGCCTTGGCACAGTAGAAGGTACCGTCGAGGTCAATGCTGACAACGTCGGTGTAGTGCGATAGAGGGCCGTCAACCATAGGACCTTGGGTCCAAGGGATACCGGCGTTGGCAATGAAGACGTCTAGACGGCCGTTGAAATCCTTCACCGTCTGGTCAACGGCCTTTTGCACGGCCTCGGCATCGGTGATGTTGACCTGGTAAGCCTTGGCTGAATACATTCAGTAATAGTCCAGGTCATGATAGCGACACAGATCGGTTAAGAGAGATGTGGTGGGTGAGCAGGAACCTACTCTGAACACCGTATTTGGAGGCGATCTCAGCGGCACGCTCAGGGCACTTGTCGTTGGTGTTCCACCATAGGGCAACGTTGGCACCAGCTTCCGCAAGACCGTTGGCGACAGCAAGACCGATACCGGCGCCAGCACCAGTAACGATGGCGGTCTTGCCCTTCAGAGAGAACATACTCAACAAGCTGGGGTGCTCGGGGGGAGTAGTGTTTTCGTGGACGAAGAGACCATTTTGGACGGGGTTGGCAGCCATTATGACGGTGTGTTCTATAGAAGGGTGGAAATAAacggggaagagaaaaggaggaggtAGTAGGTAGAAGTGGGGTgaggaagaaagggaaaaaccGAACTGTCCACAACAGATAGCTATATATAAGCACGGGAGCTGCTCAGACAGGGCAGCTGGGATCGGTGAGAGGGACTACTACCATAGTAGGTAGTTATGGCGGGGTGGGCGTGATTATTCATTCATGTTTAGAATTTTTGATTATTGATTTTCTGCTGGCTCTCATGTAGTTCATGCTTTGCGTCGCATACACACTACAACAAGGTTCAATAGCGACGGACCTTCCACATCTCAACACGTACGTTGTTCCAATGGCTCAGTGAAAGATCGAGTTCTGGGCCCCGGTGGGTTATGACGCTATGCCGCCCCGGACCCAGAGGGACCCAACGTCTTAAAAGGCGGGTTTCATTGTGACAGACGTGGGGGAGACAATCCCGCGCGAACTTTCATGCCGGTCCCGGTAGAATAAAATTTGACGGTCCCATGGGTTATTGCCCTGTCATTTCTGCGGTGAGACCGATCAGTTTCGACAcgtcttctttctctgttcgACCTTCTTCGGGATATCCTTCATCTGCTTTGTGTGGTGGTTAAGTTTGATAGTAGAAAGTGGATGGCTTTGTCTTTTGGTGCCCGGAGACggtggagagagagaggggggaagaCTAGAGTGGGTCCCAATGATGTTCTTCCACTCGTCTCTGGATCGGATTCCCGTGATCCCTCGACTGCCTGAGGCCGCCCAGGAAAACAAATGCCCCTCCTGCGCCCTTCATTTGCGAAGATCATTCCAGCTCCCATACGCGGATTGTCACCCTACATTGCATCTCGCCCTGGCCAATGATCTGTCTTCGATGGGATCCAAGTTTACCCGTCTACCAAATGACAACTGGCACTTGAACGCTAATGTACATCAGACCGTGCATTTATCAACGTAACGCAGATGTTTCTAGGAAGTATTCGGGTCGCTAGGGACCTGACCACCATCGCTGAACTAGCCACTCCGGTCTCCCATTCTCTGACGGTGTCCCGTCTC is a window from the Aspergillus oryzae RIB40 DNA, chromosome 6 genome containing:
- a CDS encoding uncharacterized protein (predicted protein), producing the protein MAEPMVILYPTTCLILSAIFLVFRNRASIIYYLTRCAQWFDSENHYVGLHIQTDDTECDSEPDYEPNPEDLENQWKEKEKPTKMHSPTPPSPSDNDNYSTTPSYPSSISTDDPSFPASSPRTPLERYFDPETGEIYPQVLEPPTPTWEVELRTRIERGVGLEASWDRAVDCMVGLFVGLHV
- a CDS encoding putative carbonyl reductase (reductases with broad range of substrate specificities), encoding MAANPVQNGLFVHENTTPPEHPSLLSMFSLKGKTAIVTGAGAGIGLAVANGLAEAGANVALWWNTNDKCPERAAEIASKYGVQTKAYQVNITDAEAVQKAVDQTVKDFNGRLDVFIANAGIPWTQGPMVDGPLSHYTDVVSIDLDGTFYCAKAAAAHWRRQKEEGTDLNGNKLTNFTYGSFVATASMSGHIVNFPQMQAAYNAAKSAVIHLCKSLSVEWVKYARANTVSPGYIATEISNFVPQETKNIWKDKIPMGREGRPEELKGAYLYLASDASSYTTGADLVVDGGYCAP